The Peribacillus simplex genome contains a region encoding:
- a CDS encoding sigma-54-dependent transcriptional regulator: MHDIMIIDDEPTICQSLTFALEDQYRVYSFTDPREALPLLERAEIAIVLLDLKIGEYNGMEVLEEIKRLSPSTVVIMMTAYGTIPSSVEAMRKGAFSYATKPLHIDELEVLMQKAEEVYTLQSKVKWLSEELDKVAGVNGLIGESLSMRKIFSLIEKVKDIDSNILIEGESGTGKEVVARTIHNQSKRRNKKFQAINCAAIPTHLLESELFGYEKGAFTGATQRKYGLFVLAEGGTIFLDEIGEMDLALQGKILRVLQERKVMPVGGMEEVSIDVRIIAATNRDLVKEVKENRFREDLYYRLNVIPIHLPALRERKEDIPLLLEFFIAKIGDRMGKPVEGISHEALQLLQQYDFPGNIRELQNVIERAIALTNESYIQKSDLPSDIQKSSRAFFGNTLIPVYVGEPLEEIEKRVILHNLAAFNGHQRRTAQTIGIGERTLRDKLKKYREEK; the protein is encoded by the coding sequence ATGCACGATATCATGATTATTGATGATGAGCCAACCATTTGCCAGTCACTAACGTTTGCATTGGAAGACCAGTATCGCGTTTATTCGTTTACAGACCCACGTGAAGCGCTTCCACTTCTCGAAAGAGCGGAAATCGCCATCGTTTTGCTGGATTTGAAAATCGGGGAATACAATGGGATGGAAGTGTTAGAAGAAATCAAGCGCCTCTCCCCCTCGACAGTCGTCATCATGATGACGGCCTATGGTACCATTCCATCTTCCGTGGAAGCAATGCGTAAGGGGGCGTTTTCCTATGCAACAAAGCCTCTTCATATTGATGAATTGGAAGTGCTGATGCAAAAAGCAGAAGAAGTGTATACGCTTCAGTCCAAAGTGAAATGGCTGAGTGAAGAATTGGATAAGGTGGCAGGTGTGAACGGCCTTATCGGTGAAAGCTTGTCAATGCGCAAAATATTCTCCCTAATCGAAAAAGTGAAGGATATCGATTCTAACATTCTCATAGAAGGGGAAAGTGGAACAGGTAAAGAAGTCGTCGCCCGAACGATCCATAATCAAAGCAAGCGCAGAAACAAAAAGTTTCAAGCCATTAATTGTGCCGCCATTCCGACTCACCTGTTGGAATCAGAATTATTTGGATACGAAAAGGGCGCATTTACAGGGGCGACACAGCGGAAGTATGGACTTTTTGTGTTGGCGGAAGGAGGAACAATCTTTCTTGACGAAATCGGTGAGATGGATTTGGCGCTGCAAGGTAAAATTTTGCGCGTTCTACAAGAGAGAAAGGTAATGCCCGTTGGAGGGATGGAAGAAGTCAGCATCGATGTCCGTATCATTGCTGCGACAAACAGAGACTTGGTCAAAGAAGTAAAAGAAAATCGATTTCGTGAAGATTTATATTACAGATTGAATGTGATTCCGATTCACCTTCCGGCTTTACGTGAACGAAAAGAAGACATTCCATTGTTGTTGGAATTTTTCATTGCCAAAATCGGCGATAGAATGGGAAAACCTGTAGAAGGAATTTCCCATGAAGCGCTGCAGCTTTTACAGCAATATGACTTCCCAGGAAATATTCGGGAACTCCAGAACGTGATTGAAAGGGCCATTGCGCTTACGAATGAGTCTTATATACAGAAATCCGATTTACCTTCCGATATCCAAAAAAGTTCGCGCGCATTTTTCGGCAACACTTTGATCCCTGTCTATGTCGGCGAACCGCTTGAAGAAATCGAAAAAAGAGTGATTCTTCATAACCTTGCCGCTTTTAACGGTCATCAAAGGAGGACGGCGCAAACAATTGGCATCGGGGAGAGGACATTGCGAGATAAGTTGAAGAAATATCGGGAAGAAAAGTAG
- the hutG gene encoding formimidoylglutamase has protein sequence MYALPNMDLWKGRTDSLIDKDEFRIHQIVKDNQITSINNGCGIIGFSCDEGVRRNKGRLGSKEAPDEIRKSLSSLSWHGQAEDSLVDFGNIICENQQLEAAQAELGSHVEKILTKNMFPVILGGGHETFYGHYLGIRSSVGPEAKIGILNIDAHFDLRSYEEITSSGTMFKQILDHDPHASYLPIGIQRYGNTKKLFDTATSLGCSWILEEELVDGISEENENEILNFMNQHDHIILTLCMDVINASEAPGVSAPSSFGLSGKMVRQLIRKIISHPKTISFDICEVNPSLDNDNRTVKLAANLINEVFLCVERR, from the coding sequence ATGTATGCGTTACCAAATATGGATTTATGGAAAGGCAGAACAGATAGTCTAATAGATAAAGATGAATTTAGGATTCATCAAATAGTTAAAGATAATCAAATAACTTCAATAAATAATGGATGTGGAATAATAGGGTTCTCTTGTGATGAGGGCGTACGCAGGAATAAAGGAAGACTTGGAAGCAAAGAAGCTCCCGATGAAATACGTAAATCCTTATCTTCTTTGTCTTGGCACGGCCAAGCAGAGGATAGTCTAGTTGATTTCGGAAATATCATTTGTGAAAATCAACAGTTAGAAGCAGCACAAGCTGAATTAGGGAGTCACGTAGAGAAAATATTAACTAAAAATATGTTTCCTGTTATATTGGGGGGCGGACATGAAACCTTTTATGGTCATTATCTAGGGATCAGGTCGAGTGTAGGACCCGAAGCCAAGATAGGCATCCTTAACATTGATGCTCATTTTGACTTACGCTCATATGAAGAAATAACTTCTTCTGGAACGATGTTTAAACAAATATTAGATCATGATCCTCATGCTAGTTATTTGCCTATTGGTATTCAACGTTATGGAAATACAAAAAAATTATTTGACACTGCAACTTCACTTGGTTGTTCTTGGATATTGGAAGAAGAATTGGTGGATGGAATTTCGGAGGAAAATGAAAATGAAATTCTGAATTTTATGAATCAACATGATCATATTATTTTAACGCTTTGTATGGATGTTATTAACGCTTCGGAAGCACCAGGTGTTAGTGCACCTTCCTCATTTGGTCTTTCTGGAAAAATGGTTAGGCAGTTAATTCGTAAAATTATTTCACATCCGAAAACCATTTCATTTGATATCTGTGAAGTAAATCCATCATTGGATAATGATAATCGCACTGTAAAACTAGCTGCAAACTTAATAAATGAAGTATTTTTGTGTGTGGAGAGGAGATAG
- the gltS gene encoding sodium/glutamate symporter, whose amino-acid sequence MNIEINQTITIFLAVLLLALGGIIVRNVKIFKHFCIPAPVVGGLLFAIVATSLKTFLNVTISLDTTLQGLFMLTFFTTVGLGASFQLVKVGGKLLLIYWLLCGFLAFAQNLIGISLAPVFGIDPLIGMMAGAISMEGGIGAATAFGGTIESLGIQSAQAIGIAAATLGLVFGGLVGGPTVKYLINKHKLTPSKKDIEIQEKKEMEDKIELNAASFMKQVLILTFCMALGSYLGELFSAKTGYVLPNYVGAMIVAVIVRNILDKINGKIIEMPSINFIGDITLGIFLSMALMSIKLWEVADLALPIILIVVIQVIFIILLSIFIMFRFLGKNYDAAVMVGGFIGHGIGATPNAMANMSTITAKYGPSSKAYLIVPIVGAFLIDVFAMPIIIISINLLK is encoded by the coding sequence ATGAACATCGAGATTAATCAAACGATCACTATTTTTTTAGCGGTACTGCTTTTAGCACTAGGCGGGATTATCGTTAGGAATGTCAAAATATTTAAACACTTTTGTATCCCTGCACCTGTTGTAGGGGGATTACTGTTTGCGATAGTCGCTACAAGTCTTAAAACCTTTCTAAACGTAACCATTTCATTAGATACGACACTCCAGGGATTATTTATGTTAACGTTTTTTACGACTGTTGGATTGGGTGCCAGTTTTCAATTAGTAAAAGTCGGCGGTAAATTATTATTAATATATTGGTTGTTATGTGGGTTTCTGGCATTTGCACAAAATCTAATTGGAATATCTTTAGCACCCGTTTTTGGGATTGATCCATTGATTGGTATGATGGCTGGAGCAATATCCATGGAAGGTGGCATAGGTGCGGCTACAGCATTTGGGGGTACCATTGAATCGCTAGGAATTCAATCTGCCCAAGCAATTGGAATAGCAGCAGCTACTTTAGGGTTAGTATTTGGTGGATTAGTTGGAGGTCCAACTGTAAAATATCTAATTAATAAACACAAATTAACACCAAGTAAAAAGGATATTGAAATTCAGGAAAAGAAAGAAATGGAAGACAAAATAGAATTGAATGCAGCTTCATTTATGAAACAAGTTTTAATACTGACATTTTGTATGGCTTTAGGTTCATATTTAGGAGAGTTGTTTTCGGCGAAGACAGGTTATGTTTTACCGAATTATGTTGGAGCAATGATAGTGGCTGTAATAGTCCGGAATATTTTGGATAAAATAAATGGGAAAATCATCGAAATGCCTAGTATAAATTTTATTGGAGATATTACTTTAGGTATTTTCTTATCAATGGCATTAATGAGTATAAAACTATGGGAAGTTGCTGACCTTGCGTTACCTATTATTTTAATTGTGGTGATACAAGTAATCTTCATTATACTTTTAAGTATATTCATCATGTTTCGTTTTCTTGGCAAAAACTACGATGCGGCAGTTATGGTTGGAGGATTTATCGGACATGGTATAGGGGCTACACCAAATGCGATGGCCAATATGTCAACGATCACTGCTAAATATGGACCTTCAAGTAAAGCGTATTTAATCGTTCCGATCGTGGGTGCATTTCTTATTGACGTTTTTGCCATGCCGATTATCATAATAAGTATTAATCTATTGAAATGA
- a CDS encoding HutD/Ves family protein: MSYSLNVIRKSEQTSSLWSGGKTTQLAIYPEDGDYSKRDFKWRISTADVEVDESLFTHLPGIQRIIMILDGEMSLEHKGKHRVHLQPFEQDRFDGGWTTRSIGRVTDFNLMLAEGCEGDLGTIHLNDGIHSEVLDNGDSAKRSDAYYCFKGKSRMSIDEKESIVLGQGDLVILNMDQFCNNLNIKLSNYEDGSSATIIKVSIFY; this comes from the coding sequence TTGTCATATTCTCTAAATGTAATAAGAAAAAGTGAACAAACCTCCAGTCTTTGGTCAGGTGGTAAAACAACTCAACTTGCCATTTATCCTGAAGATGGAGATTATTCGAAGCGTGATTTCAAATGGCGGATAAGCACCGCAGATGTCGAGGTGGATGAATCCTTATTTACTCACCTTCCAGGCATTCAGAGGATCATCATGATCCTTGATGGTGAAATGTCGCTGGAACATAAAGGAAAGCACCGGGTGCATTTACAGCCATTTGAACAGGATCGGTTTGATGGAGGCTGGACAACCCGAAGTATTGGGAGGGTTACGGACTTTAATTTGATGTTAGCAGAAGGGTGCGAAGGAGACCTTGGCACGATTCATTTGAATGATGGAATTCATTCTGAAGTGTTGGATAATGGGGATTCTGCGAAAAGATCCGACGCCTATTATTGTTTCAAAGGAAAAAGCAGAATGAGTATCGATGAAAAAGAGTCTATTGTTTTAGGGCAAGGTGACTTGGTGATCTTGAACATGGATCAATTCTGCAACAATTTAAATATAAAGTTATCCAATTACGAAGACGGCTCATCTGCAACAATTATTAAGGTAAGTATTTTTTATTGA
- a CDS encoding Zn-dependent hydrolase yields MSLIERIEKQINDLNEFTSTPGKGTTRLTYSKEDLLTRNYIKNKMMDSGLTVKEDGLGNIFGKLEGTLKDAPSILIGSHFDSVPNGGAYDGPAGVIVALEVAALFAENQLTPKYPLEIVALIEEEGARFGGGLMGSRGIVGTLSEESFKNLRDKEGITTIEAMSKIGLDSSLPKRRNPNSIKAFLELHIEQGPILEEKNIPIGVVEAIVGLTQFEVTIEGKAGHAGTTPMDRRTDALVAAAQIISQLPSFAIEEGEGTVITTGRLHVLPNGANVIPNKVEFSVDIRSSKEEHINNVIKRMKELIESYHEQGIHTAAEQVLYMPPKVLSDEIKALLKDKSSDLEIPYCSVNSGAGHDAMVFSDVTDVGMLFVPSKAGLSHCPEEWSDARHLANGVQIFYEVAKCLTEVE; encoded by the coding sequence GTGAGTCTTATCGAACGTATAGAAAAGCAAATAAATGATTTGAACGAATTCACATCAACACCCGGAAAAGGGACAACCAGGCTTACGTATAGCAAGGAAGACTTACTTACACGCAATTATATTAAAAATAAAATGATGGATTCCGGTCTAACAGTAAAGGAAGATGGACTTGGAAATATTTTTGGAAAGCTTGAAGGTACTTTAAAAGATGCACCAAGCATTTTGATCGGTTCACATTTTGATTCCGTACCAAATGGCGGTGCGTATGACGGACCAGCCGGTGTAATTGTCGCTCTTGAAGTGGCCGCCCTATTTGCAGAAAATCAATTAACACCTAAATATCCATTGGAAATCGTTGCCCTGATTGAAGAAGAGGGTGCTCGTTTTGGCGGAGGACTAATGGGGTCGAGAGGAATAGTGGGAACACTTAGTGAGGAAAGTTTTAAAAACTTAAGGGATAAAGAAGGTATCACAACAATTGAAGCGATGTCAAAAATTGGTCTGGATTCATCACTTCCGAAAAGGAGAAATCCTAATAGCATTAAAGCATTTCTCGAATTGCATATAGAACAAGGGCCAATCCTTGAAGAGAAGAATATCCCCATTGGTGTTGTAGAGGCTATTGTTGGTTTAACTCAATTTGAAGTAACCATTGAAGGAAAGGCAGGACATGCAGGCACAACCCCGATGGATCGCCGTACGGATGCATTGGTTGCAGCCGCCCAGATTATTTCTCAATTACCGAGCTTTGCAATTGAGGAAGGTGAAGGAACGGTTATCACGACAGGGCGACTACATGTTTTACCAAATGGAGCCAACGTCATCCCAAATAAAGTCGAATTTTCGGTAGATATCCGATCTAGCAAGGAAGAACATATTAACAATGTCATCAAGCGAATGAAAGAATTAATAGAATCCTACCATGAGCAGGGAATCCATACAGCTGCGGAACAGGTGTTATATATGCCGCCAAAGGTATTGAGTGATGAGATAAAAGCTTTATTAAAGGATAAAAGTTCTGATTTGGAAATTCCATACTGTTCCGTTAATAGTGGAGCAGGTCATGATGCGATGGTTTTTTCCGATGTGACTGATGTTGGCATGCTCTTTGTTCCAAGTAAAGCAGGACTAAGTCATTGTCCAGAAGAATGGTCTGATGCACGTCATTTAGCAAATGGAGTGCAAATATTTTACGAAGTGGCTAAATGTTTAACGGAGGTAGAATGA
- a CDS encoding M20 family metallopeptidase, translating to MINQTIKEAIQNNSDELIEIRRKLHSEPELSWEEENTTAFICDYLDKLEIPYRKAEPTGVIAEIKGGKAGKTVALRADMDALSVEELNKDLPYASKEEGKMHACGHDAHTSMLLIAAKALNGIKEEIPGNVRLIFQPAEEVATGAKEMVKQGAVKGVDNVFGIHIWSQMPTNKVACTQGPSFASADIFTVTFKGRGGHGAMPQDCIDATIVASSFVMNVQSVVSRTVDPQNPAVLTVGKMAVGTRFNVIAENAVIEGTVRCFDPKTRDHIEKQLQIYAENVANIYGATAQVEYYRGTQAVINDEYSAKLVQKVASNAFGEDSLYNEKPTMGGEDFSFYLDEVPGSFALVGSGNPEKDTEWAHHHGKFNIDEDALATGAELYAQYAWAYLHE from the coding sequence ATGATTAATCAAACGATAAAAGAAGCGATTCAAAATAATAGTGATGAATTAATTGAAATACGTAGAAAACTTCATAGCGAACCTGAGTTATCATGGGAAGAAGAAAATACAACGGCCTTTATTTGTGACTACCTTGATAAATTAGAAATACCTTATCGCAAAGCAGAACCAACAGGTGTCATTGCAGAAATTAAAGGCGGTAAGGCAGGAAAGACGGTAGCATTAAGAGCGGATATGGACGCCCTATCTGTTGAAGAATTAAATAAAGACTTGCCGTATGCTTCAAAAGAAGAAGGGAAAATGCATGCATGTGGTCATGATGCACACACATCCATGCTATTAATTGCAGCGAAGGCACTAAACGGAATAAAAGAAGAAATACCTGGGAATGTGCGATTAATCTTTCAGCCAGCTGAAGAAGTGGCAACAGGTGCAAAGGAAATGGTTAAACAAGGGGCTGTCAAAGGTGTTGATAATGTTTTTGGCATACATATTTGGTCGCAAATGCCAACAAACAAGGTTGCTTGTACTCAAGGACCTTCATTCGCTTCAGCAGATATCTTTACAGTAACGTTTAAAGGAAGAGGGGGACATGGTGCCATGCCTCAGGATTGCATCGATGCAACCATTGTGGCCTCTTCATTCGTCATGAATGTACAATCTGTCGTATCAAGAACGGTCGACCCACAGAATCCCGCAGTATTGACAGTTGGAAAAATGGCCGTGGGCACACGATTTAATGTCATTGCAGAAAATGCCGTCATTGAAGGGACTGTCCGTTGTTTTGATCCTAAAACACGTGATCATATTGAAAAACAGCTCCAGATTTATGCTGAAAATGTTGCCAATATTTACGGTGCGACCGCACAGGTTGAGTATTACCGTGGAACGCAAGCTGTCATTAATGATGAATACAGTGCCAAATTAGTGCAAAAAGTTGCTTCAAATGCGTTTGGGGAAGACTCACTATATAATGAAAAGCCAACAATGGGTGGAGAAGATTTTAGTTTCTATTTAGATGAAGTACCTGGAAGCTTCGCTTTAGTTGGATCAGGAAACCCTGAAAAAGATACGGAATGGGCCCATCATCACGGGAAATTCAACATCGACGAAGATGCGCTTGCTACAGGTGCAGAACTTTACGCTCAATATGCCTGGGCATATTTGCACGAATAA
- a CDS encoding amidohydrolase, protein MLMNVRLESGYKYKNGQVVATETVLRNLHIVKGTITRILDTNSPYGKGIDCYDAKGMLLLPSFRDMHIHLDKTYYGGPWRAAATRKNGIFDMITLEQTLLLELLPTAQERAEKLIELILGYGSTYVRSHCNIDPVVGLKNLEKLNRALANYSDKISHEIVGFPQHGLLRSNAQGLIREAMQLGVTHVGGLDPTLVDGDMEKSLQTMVQIAVDYKAGIDIHLHEGGETGLKAIRRLADLTEEAGLQGKVTISHAFSLASLGDGADIEMAKRLASLGISIASTVPIGKDVMPIPLLQKHKVNVMLGNDSITDHWSPFGIGDTLQKAHLAADLYGWSNEYNLSRSLSLATGGLTPLDESGKQIWPKVGDAATAVLIPASCSAEAVARLPKRAAVLHKGTLSSGSLDSVKPKLHIN, encoded by the coding sequence ATGTTGATGAATGTTCGATTGGAAAGTGGATACAAGTATAAAAATGGACAGGTCGTCGCAACCGAAACCGTATTGAGGAACCTCCATATTGTTAAAGGCACCATTACCAGAATACTAGATACCAATTCCCCTTATGGAAAAGGTATCGATTGCTACGACGCGAAAGGCATGCTGCTACTTCCATCTTTTAGAGATATGCATATTCATTTGGATAAAACCTATTATGGGGGACCTTGGAGAGCAGCTGCTACGAGGAAAAATGGCATTTTTGACATGATTACCTTGGAGCAGACACTGCTACTGGAGCTCCTTCCAACAGCCCAGGAGCGTGCGGAGAAATTAATTGAACTAATTCTTGGCTATGGCTCGACATATGTCAGAAGCCATTGCAACATCGATCCAGTCGTTGGCCTAAAGAATCTTGAGAAACTCAATCGGGCCTTAGCAAACTATTCAGATAAAATATCACATGAAATTGTTGGCTTTCCTCAACATGGCTTGCTTCGTTCAAATGCTCAGGGACTGATACGCGAAGCCATGCAGCTCGGAGTTACACATGTTGGCGGACTAGATCCAACCTTAGTTGACGGTGATATGGAAAAATCGTTGCAAACAATGGTACAGATCGCAGTGGACTACAAAGCAGGTATTGATATTCACCTTCATGAAGGTGGCGAAACGGGATTGAAGGCAATTCGTCGATTGGCTGACCTGACTGAGGAAGCCGGTTTGCAGGGGAAAGTGACGATCAGTCATGCGTTTTCGCTCGCTTCGTTAGGGGATGGAGCCGATATAGAAATGGCAAAACGCCTTGCATCGCTGGGTATTTCCATTGCCTCAACCGTTCCAATCGGCAAAGACGTAATGCCGATTCCGCTGCTTCAGAAGCATAAGGTGAACGTCATGCTTGGTAATGATAGTATTACTGATCACTGGTCACCATTCGGGATTGGCGATACGCTGCAGAAGGCACATCTCGCTGCAGATTTGTATGGATGGTCAAACGAATACAACCTGTCCCGCTCACTTTCCCTTGCAACAGGCGGCCTTACACCGCTAGACGAGTCCGGTAAGCAAATATGGCCAAAGGTAGGGGATGCCGCGACCGCCGTACTCATTCCGGCAAGCTGCTCGGCCGAAGCCGTAGCCCGCCTGCCTAAGCGTGCTGCCGTATTGCATAAGGGAACTCTGTCTTCGGGTTCTCTGGATAGCGTGAAGCCTAAGCTTCATATCAATTAA
- a CDS encoding twin-arginine translocase TatA/TatE family subunit gives MLQNIGIPGLMLILVIALIIFGPSKLPEIGRAFGSTLREFKKSTRDLVADDTNADVTNKKES, from the coding sequence ATGCTACAAAATATCGGAATACCAGGATTGATGCTAATTTTAGTGATAGCCCTAATTATTTTCGGCCCTTCAAAGTTACCGGAAATTGGAAGGGCGTTTGGCTCAACATTAAGAGAATTTAAAAAGTCTACCAGAGACCTTGTAGCAGATGACACGAATGCAGATGTGACCAACAAGAAAGAAAGCTAA
- the tatC gene encoding twin-arginine translocase subunit TatC, whose amino-acid sequence MIQHLEELRKRIIITLVVFTLFLVLTFIYVQDIYNIIVKDLPFKLALLGPSDIILVYLIIATVVAIAATIPVAAHQTWLFVRPALTPKERKVTSAYIPALFILFILGISFGYFILFPLVLNFLMSLSNDMFTNFFTTEKYFRFMLHMTLPFGFLFEMPVVIMFLTSLGIINPYRLQKIRKYSYFILIVISILITPPDFLSDILVTVPLLLLYESSVSLSKFVYKRHQREKEGKNEMYESI is encoded by the coding sequence ATGATTCAGCACCTTGAGGAGTTACGTAAACGTATTATTATCACTTTAGTCGTTTTCACGCTGTTCCTCGTACTGACATTTATATATGTTCAAGATATTTATAATATTATAGTTAAAGATTTGCCGTTTAAGCTAGCTCTGTTAGGACCGAGTGATATCATACTCGTTTATTTAATTATTGCCACCGTCGTTGCCATCGCGGCTACTATACCGGTTGCTGCGCACCAAACTTGGCTGTTTGTACGTCCAGCGTTAACACCAAAAGAACGCAAAGTTACTAGCGCTTACATACCAGCACTATTTATTCTATTCATACTGGGAATCAGTTTTGGTTACTTCATTTTATTTCCGCTAGTACTAAATTTTTTAATGTCTCTATCAAACGACATGTTTACAAATTTCTTTACAACGGAGAAATATTTCCGATTTATGCTTCATATGACACTGCCTTTTGGATTTCTGTTTGAAATGCCGGTTGTCATTATGTTTTTAACAAGTTTAGGAATAATAAATCCATACCGTTTGCAAAAAATCAGGAAATATTCTTACTTTATACTAATAGTTATTTCAATTTTGATTACTCCACCTGACTTTCTATCAGATATCCTAGTTACGGTACCTTTATTACTATTATATGAAAGCAGTGTAAGCTTATCCAAATTCGTATATAAGCGACATCAAAGGGAAAAAGAAGGTAAAAATGAGATGTATGAATCTATCTAA
- a CDS encoding DeoR/GlpR family DNA-binding transcription regulator: MLQDERLDAIVQYLNEHERIDIETICNINNVSKDTARRDLINLEEKRKIIRIRGGAKKALLSNEVHNYGERMNMASEAKGKIGKFAASLINDGDHLILDASTTVQFAAKYLTSRNNTVVTNSINIASVLSQREDIKVNLLGGTLSTRHQAIYGSRAIRDVQDYKVNKCIIGTCGISSEGLSTSIEEEGLLVHEMIKRSDQVIVIADSTKFNKTFFQKLCDLDAVDIVITDKEVPKNMQEILNKHVVEAIVVPGQD; the protein is encoded by the coding sequence ATGCTACAGGATGAACGACTAGACGCCATTGTTCAATATTTAAACGAACATGAACGGATTGATATTGAAACAATTTGCAATATAAATAATGTATCTAAAGATACGGCCAGAAGAGACTTAATAAATTTAGAAGAGAAGAGGAAGATCATTCGAATACGGGGTGGGGCGAAAAAGGCTCTGCTTTCAAATGAAGTCCATAATTATGGTGAGCGCATGAACATGGCATCGGAAGCTAAAGGTAAGATCGGAAAATTTGCAGCTTCTTTGATAAACGATGGTGACCATCTTATTTTGGATGCCTCCACAACAGTTCAATTTGCAGCTAAATATTTAACGAGCCGGAATAATACTGTCGTGACAAATTCGATTAACATTGCCAGTGTACTAAGCCAAAGAGAAGATATAAAAGTTAATTTATTAGGAGGAACATTAAGCACTAGACACCAAGCCATTTATGGTTCAAGAGCCATTAGGGATGTCCAGGATTATAAGGTGAATAAATGCATCATTGGCACTTGCGGAATATCTTCTGAAGGACTGTCTACTTCCATAGAGGAAGAAGGCCTCCTCGTTCACGAAATGATTAAACGTTCTGACCAGGTCATTGTGATTGCAGATTCAACTAAATTTAATAAAACTTTTTTTCAAAAATTATGTGACTTAGACGCCGTTGATATAGTGATTACAGACAAAGAAGTACCAAAAAACATGCAGGAAATCCTAAATAAACATGTGGTGGAAGCCATTGTGGTTCCAGGTCAAGATTGA
- a CDS encoding YybH family protein: protein MQNHELEQVIKNADRAINNEDFDHLMEFYSEEATLVVKPGTFAKGKEEIRRAFIAIAEYFNHSLIVNQEKMAIIETGDTALVVAKAQLSANQKDDSEYSMERTATYVFKKYSTGTWRCIIDNSYGAEIIEELK, encoded by the coding sequence ATGCAGAATCATGAGCTGGAACAAGTCATAAAAAATGCGGACAGGGCAATAAACAATGAGGATTTCGATCATTTAATGGAGTTTTATTCAGAGGAAGCGACTTTAGTTGTCAAACCTGGAACATTCGCAAAAGGGAAAGAGGAAATTCGTCGTGCATTCATTGCTATCGCTGAATACTTTAATCACAGTTTAATCGTCAATCAAGAAAAGATGGCAATAATCGAAACGGGTGATACGGCATTGGTTGTGGCAAAAGCCCAGCTTAGTGCCAATCAAAAGGACGATTCCGAATACTCAATGGAAAGAACTGCGACTTATGTTTTTAAAAAGTATTCCACGGGTACATGGCGCTGCATAATCGACAACTCTTATGGTGCTGAAATAATTGAAGAATTGAAGTAA